The Plasmodium vivax chromosome 12, whole genome shotgun sequence genomic interval aatgggggtgctcaaaagtattttttaccCGAACATCATACCAAGGAtcaaaaacgaaattaaGGGCTACAACATCAATAAGAGTGTGAAGAAGGCACTGGGTAggggcataaaaaagggggcactgTTAACGCACCTGGCTATGCGCTTATGCAAGCACACCCCAGTGCATATTATTTTGCCCTTGCTTAAATTCACATTCCCGCCTCTTCCGCGCAGTGTCCGATACAGGCATCCTGACCATCCACTTCTGGGCCCCCACATTTAAATGGTCCATCTCTCTGGCGAACATCGTAGACATAAATAGGGACCCCAAGCTGCTTTCCCTGCCGCAGCAGTTTGGTAATTGCCAACATCACTCCTATGTTGATCAGTTTTGCACGGCGTGTGCATATGTCgctatttatttaattaattaattaattaattatttttttcaccccttttaCACTACTTCTATGTTCCCCCTTTAACACGCCTGCTTCTCCGTAGCCATATGTCTGACCGGGATGCTCTTCACAAGATTCGCCTACGTCATTAGGCCGCGAAATTACAATTTGCTGACCAGTAAGTTTAGCAGAAATGGGGAAGGCTCCTCCGCGGGGGCGCGTCTTAGGAGGCCTTCGCACGCGTCCAAACGGGCGTTTACGTGCGTACGTTTATAAGCCCCTTTGCCGGTACATTTATGTGCACACTTATATGCATGCTTGCCCGTGTGCACCCATGGCGAGCGCcccttctccctccccctctGTAGTAAACTTCTTCATGAGCTTAACGGCGCTATACCAAATTGCGCGCATCGCGAATTATAAGTATAACACGGAGTATAAAAGTGGGGGCACTG includes:
- a CDS encoding hypothetical protein, conserved (encoded by transcript PVX_116950A); protein product: MGVLKSIFYPNIIPRIKNEIKGYNINKSVKKALVSDTGILTIHFWAPTFKWSISLANIVDINRDPKLLSLPQQFAICLTGMLFTRFAYVIRPRNYNLLTINFFMSLTALYQIARIANYKYNTEYKSGGTGEKKEGEQ